From the Bacteroidia bacterium genome, the window CGATAGCGTAGCCCGTAGCACGCCGACCTTGCCCACACAAGCGCAAGCGAAGTGTGGGCAAGGGCACGCCCAAAAAAGAATCTAAAATCTAACCTTCATACAACAGAAGTAGAAGCAACGTAACTTTACGCAAATTTGTACCGAATAATTTTTTATTTTTATCCTATCCATTTGGCATATTTTTGGTAATTTTGTCAATCTGTATGAGAACCTTATTCAGAGTTGGAATAATAGTTTTTATCCTCTCTTTATCTTTGAAAACTATTTATGCTCAAGAAGCAGGAGTACAATTTTTCAAAGGCACGTGGAATGACTTACTTGCCAAAGCAAAAGCAGAAAAAAAGCCATTTTTTGTAGATGTATATGCAGTATGGTGCGGTCCTTGCAAATGGATGTCAAAACATACTTTCACTCATCCGCAAGTAGCGGAATACGCAAATAAAAATTTTATCCCCTATAAGTTAGATGGCGAAAGGGGTGAAGGTCCAAAAATTGTACAAGAGTACCAAGTACAGGCTTATCCTACCATTTTGTTTTTCAATTCAGAAGGTAAGTTAGTAGGCAGCCAAGTGGGCGCGCAGGATCCTGAAAGTTTTCTCGCTACTATGAAAAAATTCAAAGACAAAAACTAACTCTATGGGATTCGGATTTTTTGTCCTATTCTAATGTCTTCGGTCAGCCCAGGGTTGCACTTTTTTAAGGCTGCCACAGAAACACCGTACTTTTCTGCAATTTCAGAAAGCGTATCACCATTTCTTACTACATGATAATTGGGCTTGATAGGTTTGAACTTATTTACTAAAACGGTATCACCTACTTTAATTTCTTGTTTGTTTCTTACCTTATTGACTTTAAAAACATGCTTCTGTTTGCGAACTTCCTGCGCTGTTTTTTCATCTTTGATAACAATTAAATCGGGATTATCTAAAATAGCAGGGTCATTAGGCGTGGGAGGTAGGGTATTGACAATTAAATTTTCATCAATTTTAGCATTTGACGTCTTTTTTGGGATAAGGTACACATAGTTTTTGAGAAAGTGCCCTTCCTTAACAAAAGCGTTGTATTTTTTGAGCTCTTCTACTTCTACTTTGTGATATTTGGCTAAGTCTTGCCAAGAATTACTTTCTTTAGGCTTGAAGAGTACTAAAACTTTTTCAGGGGTTGAGAGTCTAATTCTTTGGGCAAAAGCTATTTTGTACGCAAGGGCATGAATAATATAGGCAGGGGTTTGTCCATCTACTACAAACTCATTTTTGTTGTAAAATTTTTGAGGGAATATTTTTTTTGCTCCCCCTCCACCTTGGTTATATGCTAACAGCGCCCCTATCCAATTATGAAAAATGTCATACCCTGTTTTGATGTATCGGCATGCGGCTTGAGTAGAAAGAATAAGATGCTTACGTTCGTCTACTTGCTCATCTACAGTTAATCCTACCGCTTTTGCTGTGGAAAGCTTCATCTGCCAGTATCCTACTGCTTGTGAGGGAGATACCGCATTCGGATTGAACTTACTTTCTTGAAGGCAAACATACTTAAAATCATCAGGTACATTTTCTTGTTGCAATACTTTTTCTAAAATAGGAAAGTGCATTGTACATAGGTGAACGATATTCTCTACACTTTTTTTGTAGTGTGTAAGCATATTAACAAATTTTTGCACTTCTGCTTTGCCACTGTGTGTAAATGTGATATGGGTATCCATAAATGTCATCGAGTTAGGGACTACTTGCCCTTGCATAATTATGTAAGACACACATAGCCATAAAATTAGCAAGTACTTCATTGCCCAAAGATAGACTTTTTATTCGTTTTTCACAAAGTTAAGGAGTAAAGTAGACTTTATTGTTTGACATCTTATTTTTTTTGTGTAGCTTTGCAGTCCATTTATCGGAGTTAAGTAAAACATGGCTGTTAAAATTAGATTAAGAAGACAAGGTAGAAAGAAAAAACCTTACTATCACATTGTTGTAGCTGATTCTCGCGCACCAAGAGATGGTAAGTTTATTGAGCGGATTGGTTCATACGACCCTACTACTATACCTGCAACAATTGAGTTAGATGATGCTCGTGCGCTTCATTGGCTTAAACAAGGCGCTATACCTACGGACACTGTTCGCAGGATACTTTCATACAAAGGGGTACTACTCAGGATGCATTTGTATCGTTGGGGTAAAAGCGAAGCAGAAATTGAAGCAGAATATCAAAAATGGTTAGCCGCTAAGCAAGCAAAAATCCAAGCACAAATTGAAAAAGCTCAAGCTAAAAAAGAGGAAAAGAGAACACTGCGTTTAGCTCAAGAGAAAGCTCAACGCTCTGAAAAAGAAGCAAAAATACAAGCTAAGTACCAAGCTGCTTCCTCTGAAAATAATCAAGACGCTCAAAATAACGATGTAGCCTCATAATGGAAGGTTACTATTTGCTTGGCTACGTAGCTCGTCCTCATGGTATAAAAGGTGTCCTAAAACTCAAAGTAGAAACTGACTTTCCTGAAAAATATCGAAAACTTAAACACCTTACTCTCAAACTCAAACATAAAGTTCAACATTTTGAGGTACAAAGTGTTTCCTACACCCCGCCTGATGAGATGCTGGTTAGTCTAAAACAAATCTCAAACCGAAACGCCGCAGAGGAATGGAGAGGCGCAGAAGTATGGGTTAGTATGGATTTTTTACCTAAACTGGAGGGCAAAAGCTTTTACTTTCACGAAGTTATAGGGTTTGAGGTCAGGGACGTAGTGCTAGGGAGCATCGGTAAAATTGAGTTATTTTACGAAACGGCAGCTCATCCTATCATCGCAGTTAATCACCAAGGTAAAGAAGTTTTAATTCCCGCAGTAGATGAATTTATTGTAGAGCTTAACCGCGATGAGCGCTATATGATAGTATCTCTACCTCAAAATTGGTTAGAGATATATGAGGATTAAATAAGGATTTTGGGTTAATATGGGCACATATTAGCCCAATTTTTTTACTTTTGTATTATGCTTCAAATTGTGGGTAAGATCATCATGGCAGTGGGTTTCGCAGTATGTGGAATCGGATTGGTAGACAGTCTGTTTTTTTATAACGATGCGAACCTGCTACCATACTTAGGTATAGGTTTTTTAATTTTTATGATAGGTAATATAATTGCCAAAAAGGGAAGCAAATAGTCTTCAGTATTTTTTGACAATTAAAGTGGCATTATGTCCGCCAAAGCCGAAGTTATTGCTCATAGCATAACGTATAGGTCTATGAAGGGCTGTACCTAACACAATATTAGGCAAATATGTATCCTGACCCACTTCTTGTGTGTTAATTGTAGGTGGAATAAATCCATGTTGAACCGCTAAAACGCAAATTAGGGTTTCTAAAGCCCCTGCTGCACCTAACAAGTGCCCTGTCATAGATTTAGTAGCACTAACATATAGCTTGTTAACATGGCTTCCAAATACCTTTTTTATGGCAATTACTTCGCTATTATCGCCTAATGGAGTAGAAGTAGCATGAAGGTTCAAGTAATCTATTTTTTCAGGTTGTATTTTAGCATCTAGTAGAGCATTTTGCATGCAGCGTATTGCACCTATTCCCTCGGGGTGTGTAGCAGTGATATGATAAGCATCTGCGGTCATAGCTCCTCCTGCAAATTCTGCAAGAATAGGCACTCCACGCGAAATAGCATGTTCATATTCTTCAAGTACGAAACAAGCTGCACCTTCTCCCATAACAAAACCATTACGGTCTTTATCCAGAGGTCGCGATGCGGTTTGAAAATTTTGATTTTGAGTTGAAAGTGCTTTTAGGGCGTTAAAACCTGCTATATGGGAAGGTGTGATAGGCGCTTCGGAAGCCCCTGCAATCATCACTTTTGCCTTGCCATAACGAATTTGGTTAGCCGCTTCAATAATTGCTGTGTTACCTGACGCACACGCAGATACGGTATTATACACTATTCCCCCAAAACCATAGCGCATAGATATCCAACCCGAAGCCATGTTAATTAGCATTTTTGGAATAAAAAACGGGCTGAATCTTGGATTTTGTAAATCTCTGGCAAACTCTATCAGTTCCTGATCATA encodes:
- a CDS encoding thioredoxin family protein produces the protein MRTLFRVGIIVFILSLSLKTIYAQEAGVQFFKGTWNDLLAKAKAEKKPFFVDVYAVWCGPCKWMSKHTFTHPQVAEYANKNFIPYKLDGERGEGPKIVQEYQVQAYPTILFFNSEGKLVGSQVGAQDPESFLATMKKFKDKN
- the rimM gene encoding ribosome maturation factor RimM (Essential for efficient processing of 16S rRNA) is translated as MEGYYLLGYVARPHGIKGVLKLKVETDFPEKYRKLKHLTLKLKHKVQHFEVQSVSYTPPDEMLVSLKQISNRNAAEEWRGAEVWVSMDFLPKLEGKSFYFHEVIGFEVRDVVLGSIGKIELFYETAAHPIIAVNHQGKEVLIPAVDEFIVELNRDERYMIVSLPQNWLEIYED
- a CDS encoding transglycosylase SLT domain-containing protein codes for the protein MKYLLILWLCVSYIIMQGQVVPNSMTFMDTHITFTHSGKAEVQKFVNMLTHYKKSVENIVHLCTMHFPILEKVLQQENVPDDFKYVCLQESKFNPNAVSPSQAVGYWQMKLSTAKAVGLTVDEQVDERKHLILSTQAACRYIKTGYDIFHNWIGALLAYNQGGGGAKKIFPQKFYNKNEFVVDGQTPAYIIHALAYKIAFAQRIRLSTPEKVLVLFKPKESNSWQDLAKYHKVEVEELKKYNAFVKEGHFLKNYVYLIPKKTSNAKIDENLIVNTLPPTPNDPAILDNPDLIVIKDEKTAQEVRKQKHVFKVNKVRNKQEIKVGDTVLVNKFKPIKPNYHVVRNGDTLSEIAEKYGVSVAALKKCNPGLTEDIRIGQKIRIP
- the rpsP gene encoding 30S ribosomal protein S16 → MAVKIRLRRQGRKKKPYYHIVVADSRAPRDGKFIERIGSYDPTTIPATIELDDARALHWLKQGAIPTDTVRRILSYKGVLLRMHLYRWGKSEAEIEAEYQKWLAAKQAKIQAQIEKAQAKKEEKRTLRLAQEKAQRSEKEAKIQAKYQAASSENNQDAQNNDVAS
- the fabF gene encoding beta-ketoacyl-ACP synthase II; translation: MKTVVITGLGVVSPIGNSVSDFLENLKKGTNGVGLITKFDASCHKTQFACEVKNFDPQARIDKKDLRKMDLYTQYALYACAEAVEQARLEQSSKIDKSNIGVIWGSANGGVSTYDQELIEFARDLQNPRFSPFFIPKMLINMASGWISMRYGFGGIVYNTVSACASGNTAIIEAANQIRYGKAKVMIAGASEAPITPSHIAGFNALKALSTQNQNFQTASRPLDKDRNGFVMGEGAACFVLEEYEHAISRGVPILAEFAGGAMTADAYHITATHPEGIGAIRCMQNALLDAKIQPEKIDYLNLHATSTPLGDNSEVIAIKKVFGSHVNKLYVSATKSMTGHLLGAAGALETLICVLAVQHGFIPPTINTQEVGQDTYLPNIVLGTALHRPIRYAMSNNFGFGGHNATLIVKKY